From the genome of Aspergillus fumigatus Af293 chromosome 1, whole genome shotgun sequence, one region includes:
- the sec23 gene encoding GTPase-activating protein SEC23 produces MDYEALKDQWSDVEDRDGIRLSWNTFPSTRMEASRLVVPIAAVYTPLKEKPDSPLLQYEPVTCKAPCRAVLNPYANVDVRARIWICPFCLMRNPLPPHYKDITENAIPPELHPQSTTIEYQLARPAPAPPIFVYVVDTCQEEDSLKALKDTLILSLSLLPPNALVGLITYGTMAQVHELGYTECAKSYVFRGSKEYAAKQVQEMLGLLAAGPRPNMPQQPTRPPVGPAARFLLPVQQAEFQITNVLEQLQRDPWPVANDKRPLRCTGVALSVAVGLLETSFQNAGGRIMVFTSGPATEGPGHVVGPELKEPMRSHHDIDRDNIKYYKKAVKFYDALAKRAANNGHVVDIFAGCLDQVGLLEMKNLANFTGGHMLLTDSFTSSQFKQSFVRVFDKDANDNLLMGFNASLEVLTTKELKVTGLIGHAVSLNKKSSSVGETECGIGNTCAWKMCGIDPSSSYGVYFEIANQGGPAAVQPGPQRGMMQFLTYYQHASGHYHLRVTTVARPLSGPAGDPTLAQSFDQEAAAVLMARIAVYKADVDDGPDVIRWVDRMLIRLCSRFADYRKDDPTSFRLEKNFTLYPQFMFHLRRSQFLQVFNNSPDETAFYRHVLNHEDVGDALVMIQPTLDSYSLEHEGSQPVLLDSASIQPTHILLLDTFFHILIFHGETIAEWRKAGYQDQEGYENLKALLEQPKEDARELIADRFPLPRFIVCDAGGSQARFLLSKLNPSTTHTTGGYGGGVTSQTIFTDDVSLQTFMDHLMKLAVSGTT; encoded by the exons ATGGACTACGAAGCTTTGAAGGATCAATGGAGCGATGTCGAAGACCGTGATGGCATCAGGCTCAGCTGGAACACTTTTCCTAGCACTCGCATG GAAGCGTCCCGACTCGTTGTCCCTATTGCCGCTGTTTACACTCCCCTGAAGGAGAAGCCCGATTCGCCGTTACTACAATATGAGCCGGTAACTTGCAAAGCACCCTGTCGGGCTGTCCTGAACCCCTATGC CAACGTCGATGTTCGGGCCCGGATCTGGATTTGCCCTTTCTGCCTCATGCGCAATCCCCTTCCCCCTCACTATAAGGACATCACTGAGAATGCGATACCCCCGGAACTGCATCCTCAGAGCACGACGATCGAATACCAATTGGCGCGCCCCGCTCCCGCTCCCCCTATCTTTGTCTACGTCGTCGATACTTGTCAGGAGGAAGACAGTCTGAAGGCTTTGAAGGATACTCTGATTCTGAGCTTGTCTTTGCTACCGCCGAATGCTCTGGTTGGATTGATTACTTATGGCACAATG GCCCAAGTTCACGAGCTTGGATATACTGAATGTGCGAAATCGTACGTTTTCAGAGGCAGCAAGGAGTATGCGGCGAAGCAGGTCCAGGAGATGCTCGGACTCCTCGCCGCAGGACCTCGCCCCAACATGCCGCAGCAGCCAACTCGCCCGCCTGTTGGTCCCGCTGCGCGCTTCCTGCTACCTGTTCAGCAAGCCGAGTTCCAGATCACCAATGTCCTTGAACAGCTGCAGCGTGATCCTTGGCCCGTTGCCAATGACAAGCGACCCCTCAGATGCACTGGTGTGGCTCTGAGTGTTGCTGTTGGCCTGCTCGAGACATCCTTCCAGAACGCTGGTGGTCGCATCATGGTTTTCACCAGCGGTCCCGCTACTGAAGGCCCCGGTCACGTCGTTGGACCTGAGCTGAAGGAGCCAATGCGTTCCCACCACGATATCGACCGGGATAATATTAAGTACTATAAGAAGGCTGTCAAG TTCTACGACGCCCTGGCCAAGCGCGCCGCTAACAACGGACATGTTGTTGACATTTTTGCCGGCTGCCTTGACCAAGTCGGTCTTCTAGAAATGAAGAACCTGGCCAACTTCACTGGAGGTCATATGCTCCTTACAGATAGCTTCACATCGTCACAGTTCAAGCAGTCGTTTGTTCGGGTTTTCGATAAAGACGCCAACGATAACCTCTTGATGGGTTTCAACGCCTCCCTTGAAGTCCTGACTACAAAGGAGCTCAAGGTCACCGGACTTATCGGTCATGCAGTTTCTCTGAACAAAAAGTCAAGTTCGGTCGGAGAAACAGAGTGTGGTATTGGCAACACCTGTGCCTGGAAAATGTGCGGCATTGATCCATCCTCAAGTTACGGCGTGTACTTCGAGATCGCCAACCAGGGCGGTCCTGCAGCCGTGCAACCAGGCCCTCAGCGGGGTATGATGCAATTCTTGACCTACTACCAGCATGCTTCTGGTCATTATCATCTCCGAGTCACAACTGTTGCACGCCCCTTGAGTGGTCCGGCTGGGGACCCGACTCTCGCACAGTCCTTTGATcaggaggctgctgctgtgctGATGGCACGTATTGCTGTCTACAAGGCAGATGTCGATGACGGACCAGACGTTATCAGATGGGTTGATCGTATGCTCATCAGACTCTGCTCTCGCTTCGCAGACTACCGGAAGGATGACCCTACCTCGTTCCGTCTGGAAAAGAACTTTACGCTTTATCCCCAATTCATGTTCCACCTCCGTCGCAGCCAGTTCTTGCAGGTGTTCAACAACTCGCCTGACGAGACAGCTTTTTACAGACACGTCCTCAACCATGAAGATGTTGGCGACGCCCTTGTAATGATTCAGCCCACGCTGGATTCGTATTCTCTGGAACATGAGGGAAGCCAGCCTGTTCTTCTCGACTCGGCTTCAATCCAGCCCACTCacatccttcttctcgacaCTTTCTTCCATATCCTAATTTTCCATGGAGAGACCATTGCGGAATGGAGGAAAGCAGGCTATCAGGATCAGGAAGGTTATGAAAACCTGAAGGCTCTCTTGGAGCAGCCTAAGGAAGATGCTAGG GAATTGATCGCTGATCGTTTCCCACTGCCTCGTTTCATCGTTTGTGACGCCGGCGGATCTCAAGCGCGTTTCCTCTTGTCCAAGTTGAACCCCTCTACTACACATACGACAGGAGGTTACGGTGGAGGCGTGACGTCGCAGACTATCTTCACTGATGATGTCTCGTTGCAGACGTTCATGGACCATTTGATGAA ACTTGCGGTTTCCGGAACTACCTAG
- a CDS encoding DUF4246 domain-containing protein, with protein sequence MVPGFNGVPFDAEISDRGFAGSDLCGWFPSPFTVRELEMLRLINSLTDRPGWEELVFDASTMQTWRSEAMAQFPLISPKTWDWCEAELRDKAQRWQETGLIMVLNAASGVCKSDTIIPPSVAMEIQGFVNSALKESDGQMDWAPASNQQVWNLIDPSLYPLVRERTRVLVSSGSVPLEKTLDAYGQGEAPPPLHEDRHDWEVEKYIYSLRYQWLPCEVEFCGPAGSTDVRITSYVNNLHPREQRPFYRVLESVISKTIEPWNQALIRLAFAGPLWAGREPMRIRTFGVEWDNRYPQWAEDLPTTLDVDKSTEDYPRALARLKEYLSLPEYGLKVQWSYNSTREIPADWEATLSLREVVNIKYSRMFRFQHSEPGTTYSYEDWKAGRTAHAIKSHEIKDPMVHNEILRAKDEVDHQFQTVKLQDEFREKGLQIIVKLGGIELAPDNPSFLGEDWHVDGLANEHIAGVALYCFDLGNVANPRISFAHEISMDADDFSFSYFNWDIPYLERLFGVQNEKPSFQELGSVSIRQGGLIAFPNCIYHRLESFELVDKARPGRCRFLTLWLVDPYYRIRSTRNVPPQRLDWWEQEARSHLSSAHPLPQELADQIITEAGLWLMNLPEAQHHRRERAKEEALAYEKIRSQIERNTICLLKQ encoded by the exons ATGGTGCCAGGATTCAACGGCGTTCCCTTCGATGCCGAAATATCAGACAGAGGGTTTGCAGGCTCTGACCTATGCGGCTGGTTTCCGTCGCCTTTCACCGTACGCGAACTGGAGATGCTGAGACTGATAAATTCCTTGACTGATCGACCAGGCTGGGAGGAGTTGGTCTTTGATGCTTCGACCATGCAGACTTGGCGAAGCGAGGCCATGGCGCAATTTCCATTGATCAGCCCCAAGACATGGGACTGGTGCGAGGCTGAGCTGCGTGACAAAGCGCAGCGATGGCAGGAGACTGGTCTAATCATGGTTCTAAACGCTGCCAGTGGCGTGTGTAAATCAGACACCATCATTCCTCCTTCAGTGGCCATGGAGATCCAGGGTTTCGTCAATTCCGCCTTGAAGGAAAGTGACGGGCAGATGGACTGGGCACCAGCTTCAAACCAGCAGGTTTGGAACCTGATTGACCCCTCACTGTACCCCCTGGTTCGCGAACGCACAAGAGTACTGGTCAGTAGCGGCAGTGTTCCGCTTGAGAAGACGCTGGACGCTTATGGGCAAGGAGAGgcaccgccgccgctccATGAAGACAGACACGACTGGGAAGTTGAAAAGTACATCTACTCACTGCGCTATCAATGGCTGCCTTGCGAGGTTGAATTCTGTGGGCCGGCTGGATCAACAGACGTGCGGATTACTTCCTACGTCAACAATCTTCACCCGCGTGAGCAGCGGCCATTCTACAGGGTGTTGGAAAGTGTAATATCCAAAACCATTGAGCCATGGAACCAGGCTCTGATTAGACTAGCGTTCGCCGGGCCCCTTTGGGCCGGCCGGGAACCCATGCGTATCCGCACATTCGGGGTTGAGTGGGATAACCGTTATCCTCAATGGGCCGAGGATCTTCCGACCACGCTGGACGTCGATAAGTCAACTGAAGATTATCCGCGGGCGCTCGCTCGGCTCAAGGAGTACCTTTCTTTGCCAGAGTATGGGCTGAAGGTGCAATGGTCCTATAATTCAACACGTGAAATCCCTGCAGACTGGGAGGCAACATTATCCTTGCGTGAAGTTGTGAATATCAAATACAGTCGCATGTTTCGGTTCCAGCACTCCGAGCCTGGCACCACCTATTCCTACGAAGACTGGAAGGCAGGTCGAACGGCCCACGCAATT AAAAGCCACGAAATCAAGGATCCGATGGTCCATAATGAGATATTGAGAGCAAAAGACGAGGTCGATCATCAATTTCAGACCGTGAAACTCCAGGACGAGTTCCGCGAAAAGGGGCTGCAGATTATTGTCAAGCTGGGGGGCATTGAGCTCGCTCCTGATAATCCGTCCTTCTTGGGCGAGGATTGGCACGTGGACGGCCTGGCGAATGAACATATAGCGGGGGTAGCCTTGTATTGCTTTGATCTTGGAAACGTGGCGAATCCCCGAATCTCCTTCGCTCATGAGATTTCCATGGATGCCGATGATTTTTCGTTTAGTTATTTTAACTGGGACATTCCGTATCTGGAAAGGCTGTTCGGTGTTCAGAATGAGAAACCATCGTTTCAAGAACTCGGATCTGTGTCCATACGTCAAGGGGGTCTGATCGCTTTTCCAAACTGTATATACCACCGCCTTGAATCATTTGAATTGGTGGACAAAGCTCGACCTGGACGCTGTCGCTTTTTGACTCTGTGGCTCGTTGATCCTTACTACCGCATCCGTTCCACGCGAAATGTGCCCCCCCAGCGTCTCGATTGGTGGGAACAGGAAGCCCGATCCCATCTATCATCAGCCCATCCACTTCCCCaagaattggcggatcagATCATTACGGAGGCTGGTCTGTGGCTTATGAACTTACCAGAGGCCCAGCACCACCGGCGTGAGCGAGCCAAGGAGGAGGCATTGGCTTATGAGAAGATCAGGAGTCAGATTGAGCGTAACACTATATGCCTTTTGAAGCAATGA
- a CDS encoding putative MFS alpha-glucoside transporter: MIVGGQWLASLTVYGSTFRSDADAWRVPLICQIIPPGIVFLAAGTILPESPTWFLIKDRRDEARKAFQRFNGLHFDGGPALDHTLAAIVVEKENASGNHSWIECFQQPNLRRTTIVVMTYLAQQLIGVNFIAGYLAYYYALAGVNHPVAIAQQSYAIQVIGNMCSWALIERVGRRRLMVGGCLMMTTMLPVIGGISILNTPTALKVTVALMTVWGFLYQATLGACAYAIGGEIPSPALRQKTYALNMVTTTISSTVVYQLMPILINSEKANLGGKIVFVFFAPSVPLCFYLFFCLPETRGRSFAELEEMFQARVPSRKFKSYQTSLTPAAVLAGKLQGDIGTA; encoded by the exons ATGATAGTTGGCGGGCAATGGCTGGCCTCCTTGACGGTCTACGGGTCGACCTTTCGGTCTGATGCAGATGCATGGCGAGTCCCACTAATCTGTCAGATCATTCCACCAGGTATTGTCTTCTTAGCGGCAGGGACAATTCTCCCCGAGTCGCCAACCTGGTTCCTCATAAAGGACCGTCGTGACGAAGCCCGAAAGGCGTTTCAACGATTTAACGGTCTGCATTTCGACGGCGGACCCGCCCTTGATCACACCTTGGCAGCCATTGTGGtcgagaaggagaatgcaaGTGGAAATCACTCTTGGATCGAGTGCTTCCAGCAGCCCAATCTACGAAGGACAACAATCGTTGTCATGACCTACCTGGCGCAGCAGCTGATTGGAGTCAACTTCATTGCTGGCTATCTCGC CTACTACTATGCGCTGGCGGGAGTGAATCACCCTGTTGCCATTGCTCAGCAATCATATGCAATCCAGGTCATTGGCAATATGTGCTCATGGGCCTTGATTGAGCGTGTTGGCCGGCGCCGACTCATGGTGGGCGGCTGCCTCATGATGACAACCATGTTACCCGTCATCGGTGGCATCAGCATCCTGAATACTCCCACCGCACTCAAAGTCACCGTGGCACTCATGACTGTTTGGGGCTTCCTG TACCAAGCGACTCTGGGCGCATGTGCATACGCTATTGGAGGTGAAATCCCAAGCCCTGCTCTGCGCCAGAAGACCTACGCCCTCAACATGGTGACCACGACAATATCATCCACGGTGGTGTACCAACTCATGCCGATCCTGATTAACTCAGAGAAAGCTAATCTGGGTGGGAAAATTGTGTTTGTTTTCTTTGCTCCCTCTGTCCCCCTGTGCTTCTATCTGTTTTTCTGCCTCCCAGAGACTAGGGGCCGCAGCTTTGccgagctggaggagatgttcCAAGCCCGTGTTCCATCTCGCAAGTTCAAATCATATCAGACCTCGCTCACGCCGGCTGCGGTATTAGCAGGCAAACTCCAGGGCGATATCGGTACTGCGTGA
- a CDS encoding 60S ribosomal protein uL11, whose translation MPPKFDPNEVKIIHLRVTGGEVGAQSALAPKIGPLGLSPKKIGEDIAKSTGDWKGLRVTVKLTIQNRQATVSVVPSASSLVIKALKEPPRDRKKEKNIKHNKSIPFDEIVEIARKMRHRSLAKELRGTVLEILGTAFSVGCQVDGRSPKDVSDDIKAGEIDVPEE comes from the exons ATGC CTCCCAAGTTCGATCCCAATGAGGTGAAGATCAT TCACCTGAGAGTGACTGGTGGTGAGGTCGGAGCCCAGTCCGCTCTGGCTCCCAAGATTGGTCCTCTCGGTCTGTCCCCCAAGAAGATTGGTGAAGATATTGCCAAGAGCACTGGTGACTGG AAGGGTCTCCGTGTGACTGTCAAGCTCACCATCCAGAACCGTCAGGCCACGGTCTCTGTCGTGCCTTCCGCTTCCTCTCTGGTCATTAAGGCCCTCAAGGAGCCTCCTCGTGAccgcaagaaggagaagaacatcaAGCACAACAAGTCCATTCCCTTCGATGAGATCGTTGAGATTGCTCGCAAGATGCGTCACCGCTCTCTCGCCAAGGAGCTCCGTGGCACCGTCCTTGAGATCCTCGGTACTGCTTTCTCCGTCGGTTGCCAGGTCGATGGCCGCAGCCCTAAGGATGTCTCTGACGACATCAAGGCTGGTGAGATCGATG TTCCTGAGGAATAA
- a CDS encoding DNA primase subunit PRI2, translated as MIRQDFQRIDPKRRATLDHKKKQFASPVYKQQDYPHRLNFYDIPPTAEITLEQFEQWAIDRLKVLAEIEACSYRNKSAAETSAHITPLLQKYLPLSSNTSSSSGALDQRLKNERQKDHYSHFILRLAFSATEDLRRRFVRAETMLFRFRFQQDDSREKRAFIESLNLDWEPVSDEERREVAEKLVSATPGLRRVDEETWYKVDWERVPELVERRAVLLSKGKAYVPGREQLSMIIAEFTARLERALELTSRALPRLDEDDRLTPILNHLSKNFGSAESVYSEGEGFVEGAPITASNIDRLSQHFPLCMRSLHMTLRKNNHLKHFGRLQYTLFLKGIGLSLEECIIFWRQSFKGFTDDEFNSRYKYNIRHAYGDVGGDVNRRGRGYPPYSCQKILNDSNPGVGQTHGCPYRHFSVDNLIGLLQSTGVHDKDVLRGVREDVEKTRYHIACNRVFEWAHKADIKRVKEDGTWGQTDLDTIVHPNTYFKRSYLLKQMGKPPKDA; from the exons ATGATTCGGCAAGATTTCCAGAGAATTGATCCAAAGAGGAGAGCGACCTTGGACCACAAGAAAAAGCAGTTCGCATCGCCAGTATACAAGCAGCAAGATTACCCGCACCGTCTGAATTTCTACGATATTCCGCCAACCGCAGAAATCACACTCGAGCAGTTTGAGCAATGGGCCATCGATAGACTCAAGG TTTTGGCCGAAATCGAAGCCTGTTCCTACCGAAACAAGTCGGCTGCAGAGACATCGGCGCATATCACTCCTCTGCTGCAGAAATATCTCCCACTTTCCTCCAAtacatcctcttcctccggTGCATTAGATCAGCGTTTAAAGAATGAACGCCAGAAAGATCATTATTCCCACTTCATCCTTCGCCTTGCGTTTTCGGCAACCGAGGACCTCCGCCGACGCTTCGTGCGGGCGGAGACAATGCTGTTCAGATTTCGGTTTCAGCAAGACGACTCACGAGAGAAACGTGCCTTTATTGAGTCCTTAAATCTGGATTGGGAACCTGTGAGTGATGAGGAGAGACGCGAGGTTGCTGAGAAATTGGTGAGCGCAACACCCGGTCTGCGGcgtgttgatgaggagactTGGTATAAAGTGGACTGGGAGCGAGTTCCCGAGCTTGTGGAAAGGAGAGCTGTGCTCCTGTCCAAGGGGAAAGCGTATGTGCCTGGCAGAGAACAATTGAGTATGATCATAGCTGAATTCACGGCACGATTGGAGCGCGCCCTCGAG CTCACGAGCCGCGCTCTGCCACGattggatgaggatgatcgTCTTACGCCAATCCTGAATCACCTGTCGAAGAACTTCGGTAGCGCAGAATCAGTATACTCTGAAGGCGAAGGGTTTGTTGAAGGAGCACCAATTACTGCCAGTAACATCGATCGCCTTTCACAGCACTTCCCTCTCTGCATGCGGAGCCTACACATGACGTTGCGCAAGAACAACCACTTGAAGCACTTCGGTCGACTTCAATATACGCTCTTCCTGAAAGGAATTGGCCTTTCTCTTGAAGAGTGTATCATTTTCTGGCGACAGTCTTTCAAAGGCTTCACGGATGACGAGTTTAATTCTCGGTACAAATACAATATCCGCCACGCTTACGGTGACGTCGGCGGTGACGTGAACCGAAGAGGTCGGGGATACCCTCCTTACTCTTGCCAAAAGATCCTCAACGACTCCAACCCCGGAGTTGGCCAGACTCATGGATGCCCCTACCGTCACTTCTCCGTCGATAATCTCATCGGACTACTTCAGTCCACAGGTGTTCATGACAAGGACGTTCTACGAGGCGTGcgcgaggatgttgaaaaGACACGCTATCATATTGCCTGCAACAGGGTCTTTGAATGGGCGCACAAAGCAGATATCAAGCGAGTCAAAGAAGATGGTACTTGGGGTCAGACAGATTTGGACACCATAGTCCATCCGAACACCTACTTCAAGCGCAGCTATCTCCTGAAACAAATGGGGAAGCCTCCTAAGGACGCATGA
- a CDS encoding Myo-inositol transporter 1: MIRFGHQVNGTWVLSARDQQILNGALSVGVFCAAIITGFLSDAYGRKKAMMIGSIICCAGVMVQYYATSILMLFGGKLVATLGFGIGHSVAPVFVSELAPSSLRGICLALIHFGDA, from the exons ATGATACGATTCGGACACCAGGTCAATGGAACTTGGGTTCTGAGCGCTCGGGATCAGCAGATTCTCAATGGTGCATTGTCTGTTGGGGTGTTCTGTGCTGCAATCATCACAGGCTTCCTGTCCGATGCCTATGGTCGGAAaaaggccatgatgattGGCAGTATTATCTGTTGCGCTGGTGTTATGGTCCAATACTATGCTACAAGCATCTTGATGCTTTTTGGTGGGAAACTTGTCGCAACCCTGGGGTTTGGGATTGGCCATTCTGTAGCACCAGTCTTTGTATCAGAGCTGGCACCGAGCTCATTGAGGGGAATCTGCCTTGCGCTCATT CATTTCGGTGATGCATAG
- a CDS encoding glycoside hydrolase family 71 protein, whose amino-acid sequence MLGLLVQAALVGLVLGSRAHLHHVHLHQRQTNSSIHHGYTDLSVPPEGAGPSGQLNQTFLRTTSKMMLSDLKVSTPKKSKGVFAHFMVENARDWIELEWAYHIMAAKEAHLDAFALNFAASLKDLKPLKSAFAVAEANGFQLFLSFDYVGAGPFDKATVITIINEFKSSSAYYTYKGKPFVSTFEGPGNAADWKDIKAETGCFFIPSWSSLGAKEALKLGTPDGLFSWAAWPWDNQDMDTYVDASYLDYLGQAGGKEYMMPVSPWFYTNLPGYEKNCLWRGDDLWRDRWEEVMVVQPDFVQIISWNDYGESHYIGPLYNIDKYEAFSVGEAPVNYAHGMPHDGWRLFLPYYIDIYKNGKASITKEGVVGWYRPNPSSECNDGGTAAITASQLQYEFRPAEVVQDKIFYSALLTSMATVTVTVGGVSIPATWQDIPDGGVGVYHGSVGYGTFYGDVKISISRAGSTIAKFSSAAITTSCTDGYANWNAVVGSAEGPSISAVSPKLAIDEQACIEGTAPGNFQGLCKFTCQYGYCPIGACVCTKMGAPRVKPKATGMKGYPIAGEGSSYIGLCSFACNYGYCPPEACGPVEVPLTEPTVSPFLPSACTAGTGQGDLAGLCSYACTCTGTGALHQPPAANSTFTAFYQGDGDDAGLCKFACQHGYCPDACASTEGEVPSCDEDDDDSPDCALEDTPDLCDLSLHFSSWEALQAATDIPELCMPMYAMQVLMDTLNTALRNYTDVNNGYDEKFGYYVKYLRGMVPEVINKVIADNGKYVQYSQAINGGWSKPRSCFIPLVSDSWTVKYTFVNQNMPHAKADFTISNPKDSIANALPRFQALQRDVVSTWADLSFFLWDGDEADAVEALSTPVFMLLQAVESMATVKEVGEQEKEKEEKEKRNLIITIISAVLLILPFAGEIVGPVTGIAWITDAALLADVTASLAMVGYDLIADPKSAPMDLLNILFAGTGRTAGNLSKAASVRRAIKAEDLAKFGKVFKENDDLLQGLIRSCKA is encoded by the exons ATGTTGGGCTTACTCGTACAAGCTGCCCTTGTAGGGCTTGTCTTGGGGTCTCGCGCCCATTTGCACCATGTCCACCTCCATCAACGTCAAACAAACTCTTCCATACATCATGGATATACGGACCTTTCTGTACCGCCCGAGGGGGCTGGTCCCAGCGGACAGCTGAATCAGACGTTCCTTCGAACCACGTCAAAGATGATGCTCTCCGACTTGAAGGTCTCAACACCAAAGAAGAGTAAGGGGGTCTTCGCGCATTTCATG GTTGAAAATGCCCGTGATTGGATCGAACTAGAATGGGCGTACCATATAATGGCGGCCAAAGAGGCACATCTGGATGCTTTTGCTCTGAACTTTGCCGCGTCTCTCAAAGATCTAAAACCACTAAAGTCAGCCTTTGCAGTGGCAGAAGCAAATGGATTCCaactctttctctcttttgaTTATGTGGGTGCTGGCCCTTTTGACAAAGCCACTGTGATCACGATCATTAACGAGTTCAAATCGTCGTCTGCGTATTATACCTACAAAGGAAAGCCGTTTGTGTCGACCTTCGAGGGTCCTGGGAACGCAGCGGACTGGAAAGACATCAAAGCAGAGACTGGATGCTTCTTCATTCCCTCATGGTCCTCCCTTGGGGCTAAGGAGGCTCTGAAGCTGGGCACCCCAGATGGGCTCTTCAGTTGGGCAGCCTGGCCGTGGGACAATCAAGACATGGATACGTACGTTGATGCATCCTACCTCGACTATCTGGGACAGGCTGGAGGCAAGGAGTATATGATGCCAGTCTCCCCATGGTTCTACACGAACCTTCCCGGATATGAAAAGAATTGTTTATGGCGAG GCGACGACCTCTGGCGAGACCGCTGGGAAGAGGTTATGGTGGTGCAACCCGATTTCGTCCAGATCATCAGCTGGAACGATTATGGGGAATCGCATTACATCGGGCCCCTGTACAACATTGATAAATATGAGGCGTTTAGTGTGGGCGAGGCGCCTGTCAACTATGCACACGGCATGCCACACGATGGCTGGCGTCTCTTCTTGCCCTACTACATCGACATCTATAAGAATGGGAAGGCATCTATCACGAAAGAAGGAGTGGTGGGCTGGTACCGCCCGAATCCTTCTTCAGAATGCAACGATGGTGGTACCGCAGCCATCACGGCCAGTCAATTGCAATATGAGTTTCGGCCTGCAGAGGTTGTCCAGGATAAGATCTTCTATTCAGCACTGCTGACCTCCATGGCCACTGTTACCGTCACTGTCGGGGGCGTGTCTATTCCTGCTACCTGGCAGGATATCCCGGACGGAGGCGTGGGTGTGTACCACGGCAGCGTTGGGTATGGTACTTTCTATGGCGATGTGAAGATCTCCATTTCGCGCGCAGGAAGTACTATTGCCAAATTCAGCAGTGCTGCCATTACCACGAGCTGCACAGACGGCTACGCCAACTGGAATGCCGTTGTTGGCAGTGCAGAGGGCCCCAGCATCTCCGCTGTTTCCCCCAAGCTTGCTATCGACGAGCAGGCCTGCATTGAGGGCACAGCACCAGGCAACTTCCAGGGGCTGTGCAAGTTCACCTGTCAGTATGGCTACTGCCCCATTGGAGCCTGTGTGTGTACCAAAATGGGTGCGCCCAGAGTCAAACCCAAGGCCACAGGCATGAAAGGATATCCAATTGCAGGTGAAGGATCCAGTTACATCGGTCTCTGCAGCTTCGCTTGTAACTACGGATACTGTCCACCTGAAGCCTGTGGCCCGGTGGAGGTGCCCCTCACGGAGCCCACGGTCTCGCCTTTCCTGCCGTCCGCATGCACGGCAGGCACCGGCCAGGGCGACCTGGCGGGGCTTTGCTCATACGCGTGCACCTGCACCGGCACTGGCGCTCTCCATCAGCCCCCTGCGGCCAATAGCACCTTCACCGCATTCTACCAaggcgacggcgacgacgCCGGCTTGTGCAAATTTGCCTGTCAGCACGGCTATTGCCCCGATGCCTGCGCCAGTACAGAAGGTGAAGTTCCGTCctgcgacgaggatgacgacgacagcCCCGATTGCGCGTTAGAAGACACCCCGGACCTCTGCGATCTCAGTCTTCACTTCTCTTCGTGGGAAGCTCTCCAGGCAGCCACAGACATCCCCGAGCTCTGCATGCCCATGTACGCCATGCAGGTTCTGATGGACACACTCAACACCGCCCTGCGGAACTACACGGACGTCAACAACGGCTATGACGAAAAATTCGGCTACTACGTCAAATATCTCCGCGGCATGGTGCCAGAGGTCATCAATAAGGTTATCGCAGATAACGGTAAATACGTCCAATACTCTCAGGCGATCAATGGGGGGTGGTCTAAACCCAGATCATGCTTTATCCCGCTTGTCAGCGATTCATGGACCGTCAAGTATACCTTC GTAAACCAAAATATGCCCCACGCCAAGGCCGACTTCACTATCTCCAACCCCAAAGACTCAATTGCAAATGCGTTGCCCCGGTTCCAAGCTCTCCAGCGCGACGTTGTGTCGACATGGGCCgatctctccttcttcctctggGACGGAGACGAAGCCGACGCGGTGGAGGCCCTTTCCACTCCGGTCTTTATGCTCCTCCAGGCCGTCGAAAGCATGGCAACGGTGAAGGAAGTCGGCGagcaggaaaaggaaaaggaggaaaaagagaaaagaaacctcatcatcacgaTCATCTCGGCGGTCCTGCTCATTCTCCCTTTTGCTGGCGAGATTGTTGGGCCCGTCACAGGGATCGCTTGGATCACCGATGCGGCCCTGTTGGCAGATGTAACTGCCAGTTTGGCTATGGTGGGCTACGACCTCATCGCGGACCCAAAGTCCGCGCCGATGGATCTATTGAATATCTTGTTTGCAGGGACAGGGCGCACGGCGGGGAATCTCTCCAAAGCGGCCAGTGTTCGGCGGGCGATCAAGGCGGAAGATCTGGCCAAGTTTGGGAAGGTTTTTAAAGAGAATGATGATCTGCTCCAGGGGTTGATCAGATCCTGTAAGGCATAG